A stretch of DNA from Crassostrea angulata isolate pt1a10 unplaced genomic scaffold, ASM2561291v2 HiC_scaffold_134, whole genome shotgun sequence:
CAGGGGGATAACTTTCATTTTTGACTGTTCGTTGCTCTTTATGACTTTTAAAACACACTAGAGATCGACAAACTCGACCACAGGAACGACAGCCCATTTGGACATCCGTTTCCGGACAGTTGTTGCGTAAACATACCTCACAAGAAGTGGCACAAGAATGTTTTGATTTATCTTTATACGGTTTTAAACAGGTATGACAAAAGTACGACGCTTTGAAAAACCCTTGTATGCTGGCAATCCCGTGCCAGTGTTTTTCGTTTTCTGAGTCGATATGATATAGATAAAGACGAGGTTTTTCCTGATCCTTTGTCACCCTGACGAACTTGTTTCCTACTCTAGAGGACACGACGTTTATAGAGACATTGAGTAAGGTTTCGAAAGGCTCGATGTCATTAAGAGGTAGGCACCCCTGCTCTTTGACACAGCCACATCGCTAACtcggtttgttttttttttctcgacgTTTTCAGGACGTTGTTGTAATAAGCCTTGGATACAGTACGGTGTTTGAGAACGTCATCTAGCATCTCCTCATTGGAATCATTCTTCACTAATTGTGACCAGGTATCCGCGTCTACTTTTTTACACGTTTTGAGAAAACACAGACCAATGGAAATAGCCATGCATAAATTGTTATCGTTTTGTACAtgaaaaagtgatttttttctttctatgcTATTTTTGGGTCCGAAAAGAGAAGTGATGGGTAGTTTTCTAGGGTTACCTCCCCCTTTGGGCAAATCGATGGATCCTATGGTGACCAAAAGGCTTTCGTCTATGGGTAAGCTTTCGTTCGAATTGAGTACTTTTACGATTTCTGACATTACAGCATCTGCATTCAGAGTTTCCCAGGATTGTAGCGGGACCACTATTGCATTGTTGAGACTCGGGTGACTGATGACCACTCGCCCGAGATCCGCATCGTGACCCCTGGCTTGCGACAACAGGTCGTCAAACATGTCGTGCAAATTGTTTTGTATGTCTATTAATTTCTTACCCCGCCACTGTTCGTTAAATTTGACTTTGAATGTCGTATCGCGTACCCAATGTTTCTTAAAGGTTCTCGTATCCCTCTTCCAAATGTAGTAAGGTTTTTCTGGCGTGTCCTCAGAATCGGAGCTATCCTCACCGCCCCCAAGCTGTACACTCGTTGAAGGCTGATCGCCATCAGCGAGGGTAGGTCGACTTTTTTTGACAGGGGATTCCATCTCCGAAAGAACCTCCTGCCATAAGTCTTCGATGTGTTTTTCCCAATTGAGTTCTTTTAATCGGTCCTCGACCTCAGCATCACCAACTAAACCATTTGCGGCGGCAAATAACTGCACAGCATCACTGTCGTTCAAGGAGTCGAGGATTTCTGTCAATAGACTGCTGTCTGCCATATTCTAAATTCagaatatttataaatgtaaagCATGcttcaaaattctaaaaaattaatACTGATTTGTAAAACTTTATTACATCATAACttattcaattaaatttaatgatgtccttaatttattcattttactacactttaaaaaaagaaaaacaaagccTGTTTGAACTTAAGGTAGCTATCTACATCGAATTTTTACCTCATGACTTGTTGCAGTAATTTTAGGTAACCTTGATTTCCCTGTTCAAAGGCGGACTGTtgctttcaattattttatatgaattttttggtaatttttgagaaaaaattgaaaaatcggTTTGACTGAAAACGAGAGGTGATAGAGTTTTAAAATTGcttctaaaaattgtatattataaggtttatcaataatttaaaagtgGCGATAAagactttgtattttttataataaaaaataattattaaaaattagaaacaaattttcttaatatttttttttaatttgaaaaccaAGTCATTTCCAGCCATTGAGTataagaaaaacatattttgaaaagatattggaaaaaaaatagaaaaaaataaagctaaAAAAGCCTACTTTAAAAGTAGACACTAACCTGATCGGAATTAAATTAGggaaaaaatggaaatattcttcattttttttttattgttatgaCGCTAATAACTAATTAAACCCTTTGTAAATTGAATGAACTTATCAATAATTAAGAAGTTTGGTGGTGAAGCTTCATTTATTTTCGTGCcagtaggttttttttaataattaagatCAGGATCAGGCAAATTTTAATCGGGATCGGTTTGATCTTGAAAATTAGCAATTTttccttaaatatttttaattttttccaatttctttCTAAAATATGGTTTATATATAATAGTTTTACTTGATAGAAACATGTCTAAAATATTTTGaccatagttttaaaaaatatttttaaaatgcactaattttacaaatattttttttatttaaaaaaacatatatctcattttacttttatagttatgctttatttatatttcataatttttagaGGAAACTTGAAACTCTATCACCTTTCATTTTCAGTAAAAactatttttccattttctctcttaattgctaaaaaattcatatgaaatAATTGAAGGCAACTGTCCATCTTTGAACAGGGAAATCAAGGTTACCTAACAATATTGCGACAAGTCAtgaagtaaaaatttgatgtaGAGAGCTAccttaaatttatttcaattcaaaacaataaaaaaaaaagcaaaatagaatactttttattaacaaaattcCTGTAATATAGATTTTAAGTATTTCTTAATActtaacatatttttaagaaatgacaTTAGggaaaaaacaaagtaaacaaaaatactGGTCTAATgacaaaaatctttaaatagcACTAAACATGTTTAATATTAACCTTGTACAAACTTTTTctttaatcaataaatttaatttctagcttcacaaatgttcaaaaatatttaaaacccaCATTGTATATCAGGTAAATAATATTAAGGATTGTAATCTATAAATATtggatattaaatattattttataggaATACGTTCTACACCAATTAACCCTAATGTCATAACTTAAACATCACAATTATAATAAGCAAATGATCAATGTTAGGTGtaaatcacaaaaataaaaaggcTTAAACATCATTTAACATCAATTGCGCATGGCAAAAATCACCAAATAATCACTGTCATGTGTAAATCATAATACTAATCAACAAATAAAGACAGGAGTTAAAATTTTCCTTTCATCAGTATTCAAGTAAAAGACAAACTGtcgcataaaataaaaattaaaaaaaaatacaaaaaaaccatAAAAAGCAACCCTAGGAAAACACAACAGAAAAAATAACGAGTCAATGTCCTTAATTAAACAATACcattgtactacatgtacattcattaaaaaattacttgatacaacgtcatcaaaatttcaaattttcatactttataaAAGTACAGACTATACattcatcaaaatattaaatcttaCTGACTTTCAAACATTAGTTTCTTTCTTGCTGTTTTGCTTCTAGTAGTTGGTCCCTGCTGTGGAGCGGGGGCGAGTTGTCCTTGCTGAGGAGCGGAGGCTTGTTGGGCCGGTTGAACAGCGGGGGCTTGTTGTCCCAGTTGAACAGCGGGGACTTGTCCTAGCTGAGGAGCGGGGGCTTGTTGAGCCGGTTGAACAGCGGGGGCTTGTTGTCCTGGCTGGGGAGCGGGGGCTTGTTGTGCCGGTTGAACAGCGGGGGCTTGTTGTCCTGGCTGAGGAGCGGGGGCTTGTTGTGCCGGTTGAACAGCGGGGGGCTTGTTGTGCCGGTTGAACAGCGGGGGCTTGTTGTCCTGGCTGAGGAGCGGGGGCTTGTTGTGCCGGTTGAACAGCGGGGGCTTGTTGTCCTGGCTGAGGAGCGGGGGCTTGTTGTGCCGGTTGAACAGCGGGGGCTTGTTGTCCTGGCTGAGGAGCGGGGGCTTGTTGTGCCGGTTGAACAGCGGGGGCTTGTTGTCCTGGCTGAGGAACGGGGGCTTGTTGTGCCGGTTGAACAGCGGGGGCTTGTTGTCCTGGCTGGGGAGCGGGGGCGTGTTGTCCTTGCTGAGCGGCTTGTTGTCTAGGTTGTTGAGGTGTGTCTGTGTCTGCTGAAGTTGTGTATGATGATGGTGACAACAAATGTATATCCGAAATGTTAAGTTCCGGGCAGCAGCGATTTATCAAAAACTTTACAAGTTTCCTCAGCccaaaaaatatgattaatgaTGTAACTGCAACTGCCCAAGCCAGAaatcctaaataaaaaaaaatagagtagATATACATGCATGAACTATCAACAGAGTATTTAAATTCTAGCACAATTTAAGTAATGTATACTTCCGTACATTTATAAAGCGagtttttcctaattttttcgttgatctaatttttgtataatccttaattgtttcttttaaaacaaacacattgttaacaaatgcttttttttttttacaccatattgaaataatatgaCTAATACCAGTTCCCACATCACTTAGTGATTGTTGAATTCTGTGCCAACTTGTGGGGGGCTCAGATGTAGCTCTATATCCCTCAGCAACAGATGTAGGTTCCTCGGCTACAGATGTAGGTCCCTTGGTTACAGATGTAGGTCCTTCAGCTACAGATGTAGGTCCCTCAGCTACAAGTTAAGTTGGTAGATTTTCAGTAGCGTTGTCATTACTATTGTGGGAAGAGGTTTTATATATGAAAGAGAAAATATGTCATCTTTTGATTTGTTCGAATATTTATACTTCTGTACATTTTATAAAGCGagtttttcctaattttttcgTTGATCtattttttgtataattcttgtttcttttaaaacaaacacattgTTAACAATTGCTTTTTTTACcatattgaaataatatgaCTAATACCAGTTCCCACATCACTGAGTGACAATTGAATTCTGTGCCAAAATGTGGGGGCTCGTCTTTCGGCTACAGATGTAGGTCCCTCGGCTACAGATGTAGGTCCTTCAGTTACAGATGTAGGTCCCTCAGTTACAGATGTAGGTGCCTCAGTTACAGATGATTCcttgtgatatactttaaatgtgaagtaaaataaaaattgaaaaaataattgatacaaacattttcctcAGACCACTTAAAAATCGAGTTTTACGGACACAGCCTTTTTAGTCTAAAATTCCTGTaggagctggcacgataaagaaccccttttgataaatattctttaaaacagaagcactagatttgaggatttacattaaaagaaatctgaATAGCAATTGAATAAACTCATTTTTCCTAACCTTTGTATTTGtgcattaaaaccagaaaatgttgttatttttaatttctactatACTGCTATAGTTGtccgatgcttggtaaatattgtccgatccatggtgaaatagttcaacacctcaataatttgctttattttctacatttttaacaattttacaaatttttctcCAATATTTAAGCAAGGGGAAAAcctgtaacttttaaaacaagttttatttatatttggatGATATTTTATTCGCGAACAAAGGGAAAAATCCGaaggtgtccgatgcatggtgaaatcaccctaTAGTTTATGTATACACAGTAGATATTTACCCCCAGGCTACTCTATATAGCTACATTAACCATACAcagaaaaaatatctttgtgAAACGGATTGGGGCTAATGTacttataaaatatacattgttcttttaatatttaaaggaAGGTATTCAcacgtttttttacaaaattgcgTGAAATACATGACATGTACAAGGCAAATTGAATCACAGAATTACAGAAACTGTAACTAccggaaatatatttttaaaaaaagaacgaCTTGTGAGATGACCCCTCCCcttctttttatcatttactACATAAACACATTCCATAGTAAAGATACAACGATTTGATTGGCTGATTAAATCACGTGTTCTAATTTTTCTCACGATAATTTTAAAGTCTACGAATCGTTCCCTATAAGCCCCctccttttaaaaatcactcAAAATTACCAGACCAGTCCATATTAAGACAATTAACGACTTACAGGTCATAAATGAGAAATTAAAGggtcaaaacattttaatttgaaccaccccccccccccccttacccATATTCCGCAATGTATAGATATGTACATAATTTACTTACCGAATTCATGATCATGGCATTGAGTTCCATGTTTGCTCCGCACTACTGGAAACGGCGCCTTTCCGTTGACGACAATGGTTACATCGCACTTTGCAACCCGAATTTCGCGTATCTGGACATTGACATCGACGGCAACACAGTTGCTTTGTACGTAGAGAGCGCAATTGACCAAACCATGACTGGACGGACATCTCGGACATCTAGTTTCAACACATGTGTAGAACTCAATAATGACAATGAATATTATGCATATCAGCCTAGCTGCTGCATGTGATGTTCGCTTCCCTCCTTCCATCTTAACATCAACGGCGCGAATTCTGCACGGACTTTTCAacgtcatcatcatcatgtgACCTTTAGGCCACCCTGATTTCGCGCGATTTGTCTAATAACGCCCTTATAAGCATTTTAACTGATTACAAATCAAAATAAGGGAAACAGATACTGAGGGAACTAAAAACAATGGTTCTCGTATGTagggataattatatttatttagtgTTGAAAGAGTTTCAAAGCATTTGTGTGTTAAACAATCTCACACATTTACATGCGAGACAGtgactattattttttttaattactgagGCCCTGTGAATTATACAATTACTATATTATAAGccttaatttgttattttcctTTACAAGTATGCGTTTACATACACGAATAAGTCAGGTTTCTTGCATGTGTAGGTTTCTTGCATTTATCAaaggtaaattttaaatatcgaCTAAATGCGCTACAGTGTTGAAAGCTTTCTTGTAAGTTTATcagtaaaatagaaaaaaaatatttgttcacaACAAACTATTTGGAAGTAATTTCATTGTCACTTAATATCGGTGGGTATAAATAATTTAcagcgtttttttttttggggagggggggggggttaaatatcACCCTTTAAtgtagtgtacatgtacattctctCACTTcgtaaaacaaaaatcaaataaatttttaagtaaTGATAATTATCCTACATGCagttgatttcttttttttttcaaattaaagcaatattaaCACAATATCACTTAATCAGAGACCCTAGGGTAATGCGCAGATCACTCCTGTCCTGTGTGTCGCGCAGATATGTCACGACACAgcggtgtttttaaaaagggaatATAATTCAGTTAATGGGGTAGAGCATCTACGTCATTATCGTGATGTACTTTTTCTTTGACCCGTCAAATCCTTTAACTCGTACCCACGAAGAAAGCGCTGATTGGGGTGGTAAACATTCCCAACCcgcttaatttttttgttttatttcctcaTTCCCTCACCGAATTTTTCATTCAAGACATATAAATACAACGGAGTTTTGCTTAACGTTATTATCTTGAGAAAATGGCTGAAGAATATCTACAGTTTctgtaagtaatttttttagataatcgtttcaaaattaaataaagctAGTGAAATAataacttatcaaattttaagagAACAAATTTTGGTATACTAACTTTTAAAGGAATCTGTTCATAATTTTTCTCTCACTTCATAacacaaaaatcaaataaatttttaagtaaTGTTCATTTTCCCTTATCCtacagttgttttatttttttttttcaaattaaagcaatattaaTGGTTATTTAAACTTTACTGAAAAAGGTCTAAATTTGATATATCTataagtttttttaatataataaacttGTCATCAAATCATTTATGGGTTGCACACAAACTTTCTATATTGACAGCGAAGCGACTAGCTCAGCAAAATCGTTTGACGAGTTCGaacaaatttggatgaaaatGGGGGATGAGTTAGAAATGGAGGGCCTGGCAAAGCGGTGAGTTGAACAGATTTTgatagagttatctttctttggcTTGATTTTAATATGTCTACtttcatacaaatattaatgTGTTAAGTGGAATCAGAAagtgtgttatattttttaaaggccTTCCACTCCTACCCCAGAAAGTAAGAAAAATCAGAAAGCAGAAACCGACAGTACATCACACGTCCCTTTTGAAGGGTACGTATTAGACTAATATTTTTCTCGATCATCGTAGCACTACTTGtagtatttaaaaatgaataagtttCGATCAAACTCATCAGAGTAAATGGATTATTATATGtcattttaatgtaatttcaAAAGTATTGTCGTGTCTTAGGATTCAGTAATAAATTTTTGACACTTGATTTATCCCAGCTATTCCCCAGCTCACGACTCCAACAGTCTGTCCAACTGGTCGGAATGCCAGTTCAACGCCAAAGTGGAGGACTCAATATTAACAAACTTAAGGTGATGATTATAAACActttaatttgttaatgatattttatattcgTTATTGAACTATTTTTGAATGCTTAATCACCTCAATTCGATCAGTAGCaatattgaattataatattttttattataattaatgttaatttatttaCGAAGGTTAAATATGAGTTCTTAAGAATTGCAAATCAATATCACGGAATGTGAGATGTACATTAATTGAACACTCTGTAaggtatatttttcatatttcatcaACAGGCGAACAAACCCGGGAAAAATTCGTAAACTTGAGAAAAGAATGAGAGAACCAGAATTTAAACCACAGTTCGACCTTTTAAGAACCCTATTGACTAGGGTGATGTCTGATTGTGAACAAATTCAAATTATCTTCAACTTTGTTGAAGATAAACTGAACAAAGTAGACAACCACACTAAAAGGGTTAAGTTCACAACTCTTTAGTTTTTGATTGTTAGTGTACTGTTTACTGTTATATATTCTCGGTGAACGATTTTCGATAACAACTTGTGACTTGCACTTTGTCATGATGTTTATGCATACTAAGCCAtttaaatttgtacatgtatagcatcacattttgtattgttttgtaaTCAATGACATTCTTCTGGACACTTGTATTATGTGTATGATCAGTGACACAGAGAACATTATGTACATCGGTCATATATATAACTGTTTAAAACacattaattatattattataaaaaaagataatgtttaaattgtatatttatgtatattgaAATACCCCCGGGACCCTTGATtgagaaataaaatatcttgTACTATCtctgttgtctctgggtctccTGATAACAAAAAGATATAGAGAATCTCAAAACTTTGTAAAAAGTATAACGATAGTTTACTTACTGTAAAAGGTTGAGGAATGGTGCTACCTCTGATGCAAAAAACAAAAGTGAAGTGAAGGAATGCTTCAAATTTTGCACCTTTTATACTGACTATTAAAGGACTGGCCCTACGAAAAACTGCGTTATAAAACCATGCCTGGAAACAATATTTTGGTAATTCTAACTTTAGCAATACTTTACACTGTTGCTGTGGTTACAGATGACTAAGGTGACCCTAATAGTAGATATTAATAGTAGATATTTATGGTATTATCCTTCAACGGTTGCTATGCGAACTAAGGTGACCCTGatagtatatatttatagtaTCATTCTTCAATTGTTGCTATGCTAAGTCCTTGACTGTAGACTACCCCCTGACTGTAGACTACCCCCTGGGGAAAACCATGACGTCATCCCTGGGGAAAACCCATGACGTCATCCCTGGGGAAAACCCATGACGTCATCCTGACTGCAGAGTGACTGCACTCTGTCCCCCTTACTACTTCTAtgctaaaaacaaaaaaacttaacatGAGTTTGTAATGCATTAAAAGATTAAGTAGACctaaaattctttatataacaatgtgtatttttatgcTGCATGCATGATTTCATAATGCATCACTACATTGTAAgtcattttatattgatttgcaaatgtacattgtacatgactTTTATTCGATCAGATTGAACTGATTGTGTGTGCATGCTTATTAACCCATTGGCAATGCTGCTTGGAAAGTAAAAATGCAACTTATTGTCAAACAATATCATTTAATCCATCaaaaatcatgagagatcctatagCCATAGAATTAACACATTACATTGTTCACACTAATCTCACCTTTAAATTTGAGTTTTCATCCTTGTAAATGCACACAGACACGTGCCAATTTATGCCCTTCTGGCCATACCAGTCGCTCTGTTTTTATCTAAATGTAATTGGTAAGAATTTCATGGCCCAGTCcataataataagaatatcaCCAGGCTGGAGATCTTCCAGTGTGTGTGTCCTAGCAGTATCCTGATTGATAGTTCTAATTATGTGGCTTTTCCATTGAAGAATCTTTGTTACTGCTGCATCAATATCCATAAACAATTCTTCTCTGGGGGAAAGATCTGTcaaattaatcattattttaaaatcaaactcaatcgaaaaaaattcaatatttttagtaTACACTCAGTGCCAtgtttcactttcaaatctTATCAAATTGATAAGAATTATTCATTAATAGCAAATTACCTGCAAGATTGCTCaggatttccttcaaatttaaAACTGCTTTTGGAAGTAATTGGTCGCAACCAACATCATGTTGGTGGTCAGTACATGCTTGCTGGAACTGAATGTCAAGCGGATCACTTAGAGCATGGTTAATGCAATGATCACTGCAGTGGTCAGTCTGcattgaaagagaaaaaataattgatttaaattaaattacctCAGTAAAGCAAGTCCATTATGAATAACAAAAATGGATCAAATctgatattatattttatttaaaaaagtccCATTTAAACTTGCCACttaattttacattgataaagTGTAAGTCATATTGAATATAACagcaataaaacatattattttaatacattgcaattaaatacctatttcaaatgcattttaaaatctgttttcataTAAATTCTACTGGATGCCAAGGATTCTTTGCATTCCTTCAGTTCCATTAGCAATAATCCATCTGTTATGTACTTTTCCACATCTACAATACAGTACAtaatgaagtcataatacaTGTTGTAATGTAATTATATTACCGATAATCACCGTAAGAGTAGAGGATATGAATGTCTTTACTGTTTGAAACACGCTTTTGGTTATGAGAATTTGTTACAGATACATGTGCATTTAGCATTCCCTTGATTGGTGACATTTCCATCACATACCGTAAGTGTAAAAAGTCA
This window harbors:
- the LOC128169450 gene encoding uncharacterized protein LOC128169450; amino-acid sequence: MGCTQTFYIDSEATSSAKSFDEFEQIWMKMGDELEMEGLAKRPSTPTPESKKNQKAETDSTSHVPFEGYSPAHDSNSLSNWSECQFNAKVEDSILTNLRRTNPGKIRKLEKRMREPEFKPQFDLLRTLLTRVMSDCEQIQIIFNFVEDKLNKVDNHTKRVKFTTL